The following proteins are co-located in the Microplitis demolitor isolate Queensland-Clemson2020A chromosome 3, iyMicDemo2.1a, whole genome shotgun sequence genome:
- the LOC103577532 gene encoding DNA replication complex GINS protein PSF1, protein MFGKEALKLITELELSEDIKPFNENLVRKVMDEMQSLYEANLEDVNTTVSDSDDSASRYMSVQLRHAALNRNKRCLLAYVYNRMRRLRQARWEFGSILPPEISVNMLSLETQWFQAYNKSLATYMRSIGDNQGLNLTVDMVPPKSLYIEVRCLVDYGKFELDDGQVITLKENTHHLLPRAQCEPLVRQGILEHVNS, encoded by the exons atgttcGGAAAAGAAGCATTAAAACTTATAACAGAATTGGAACTGTCTGAGGACATTAAACCTTTCAAT gaaaatttaGTCCGTAAAGTTATGGATGAAATGCAATCACTTTATGAAGCTAATTTAGAGGATGT aaatacaACAGTATCAGATTCAGATGATTCAGCATCGCGTTATATGTCTGTCCAACTGAGACACGCTGCTTTAAATCGCAACAAACGTTGCCTTCTGGCGTATGTTTACAACAGAATGAGAAGACTCAGACAAGCTCGTTGGGAATTCGGTAGTATTTTACCACCAGAAATAAGCGTCAACATGCTGAGTTTAGAAACTCAGTGGTTCCAGGCTTATAATAAATCTCTTGCTACTTATATGAGATCCATCGGAGATAACCAGGGACTCAATCTTACTGTCGATATGGTACCACCCAAATCTTTGTACATTGAG gTCAGGTGTCTCGTTGATTATGGAAAGTTTGAGCTAGATGATGGGCAAGTTATCACACTGAAAGAAAATACTCATCATTTATTACCTAGGGCTCAATGTGAGCCTCTAGTACGACAAGGAATTTTGGAGCACGTCAATTCATGa
- the LOC103577531 gene encoding agrin: MRYYILAGVFFISCLQEFVGGACPRICPIGGEPVCGSDGVIYASQCEMRKKMCGKGVTVAPDKTACLRSSGSKCEHRCPADQDPVCGTDGRTYLNKCMLRVEICRVGIELSHLGPCNNISAHRENCPVSCDLAPLDGPVCGSDGNVYKSTCQMKLLTCRQGVVRTNKKHCQTTRHCRETCWRGAKPACGSDGILYANTCKMRAKNCGKHVFEVPMSFCVSRERTSGSVGTACPLDCKDEPEVQVCGSDGSVYRNECELKMLNCGQSRRKITVVDFDKCKPRILKCSKQMQKCSNDIDPVCGTDAYTYPNQCQLNVGICMKGIQLAHVGECTTLKETEQCPEDCSNEAEEPVCGSDGNVYRSLCHLRRDTCGQRVVAVPAQHCRTTALCNQICSGERQFVCGSDNKLYRNECEMKRDNCGKHVYVVPMKRCVQGFVFRGCQKICPPYYDPVCGTDNMTYSNECFLEIENCRSRSLVTKLYHGICGQPTEDPKNYLY; encoded by the exons aatttgtCGGAGGTGCGTGTCCACGAATATGTCCCATTGGAGGAGAACCAGTATGTGGTAGTGATGGGGTCATATACGCTTCTCAGTGCGAAATGCGGAAGAAGATGTGCGGAAAAG gAGTTACTGTAGCACCAGATAAAACGGCTTGCTTACGATCGTCGGGCAGTAAGTGCGAGCACCGATGCCCGGCTGATCAGGATCCTGTTTGCGGTACTGACGGGcgtacttatttaaataagtgcATGCTGAGGGTTGAGATTTGCAGGGTTGGTATTGAATTGTCCCATCTTGGACCTTGCAATAATATATCTGCTCACCGTGAAAATTGCCCGGTTTCTTGTGATCTTGCGCCACTGGATGGACCGGTTTGCGGAAGTGATGGAAATGTCTACAAGTCTACATGTCAAATGAAACTTCTTACATGCAG acaaGGAGTTGTAAGAACAAACAAAAAGCACTGCCAGACAACGAGACATTGCCGAGAAACGTGCTGGCGGGGTGCCAAGCCAGCTTGCGGGAGCGACGGAATTTTATATGCCAACACTTGTAAAATGCGAGCGAAAAACTGcgg taaaCACGTATTTGAAGTCCCGATGTCATTCTGCGTATCACGAGAAAGAACATCCGGAAGTGTTGGTACAGCTTGCCCGTTAGATTGTAAAGATGAACCAGAGGTCCAAGTTTGTGGTTCTGACGGCAGCGTATACAGAAATGaatgtgaattaaaaatgCTTAATTGCGG tcagtcaagaagaaaaataacagTTGTAGACTTCGATAAATGTAAACCACGTATTTTGAAGTGCTCAAAACAAATGCAAAAATGTAGTAATGATATTGATCCAGTTTGTGGAACTGATGCTTACACGTATCCTAATCAGTGTCAACTAAATGTTGGGATTTGTAT GAAAGGAATTCAACTTGCACACGTTGGCGAATGTACGACCTTGAAAGAGACTGAGCAATGCCCAGAAGATTGCAGCAATGAGGCTGAAGAACCTGTTTGCGGTAGTGACGGAAACGTTTACCG ATCCCTGTGCCATTTACGACGAGATACTTGTGGCCAAAGGGTGGTTGCCGTGCCAGCTCAGCACTGCCGTACGACAGCCCTCTGCAATCAGATATGCAGCGGTGAGCGGCAGTTTGTCTGCGGTTCCGATAACAAGCTTTATCGCAACGAGTGTGAGATGAAGAGAGACAATTGCGG aaaACACGTGTACGTCGTTCCCATGAAACGATGTGTCCAAGGATTTGTATTCCGCGGATGTCAGAAAATTTGCCCGCCCTACTATGACCCCGTCTGTGGCACAGACAACATGACTTACAGCAACGAATGCTTCCTAGAGATAGAAAACTGTCGCAGTCGCAGTCTTGTTACTAAACTGTACCACGGTATTTGCGGACAACCCACGGAAGACCCGAAAAactatttgtattaa